In the genome of Chiroxiphia lanceolata isolate bChiLan1 chromosome 20, bChiLan1.pri, whole genome shotgun sequence, the window TTTTTACTTTAGGAGAGGTGTGAGAAGTTTGATATTTCTGATGAGCAGACCACGTCTCTTCctacttggggttttttccagatgtTATTACCACTCAAGGCTTCCCAAAGTCCCCACTAGTGCTGCTGGACTAAAACCCCAGTGCTCCTACTCCATACATATGTTTGATACGtaagaaaggaggaaagcaaaTTAAGTGTTACTGCCCGTGAAATAGCAGATATAAATAAAGCTCTGTTAACACAAGAGCTGTAGCTTTGGAGTTGTATATTTTTGGCTTCCTCCTCACTACACCACAGAAGAATGTTAGGTAGCCAACAGCATCTCCTCATTCTTCTTGTGAATTCTGTTGATTTTCCTCCAATCTCACTGTCTTGTATGACCAAGCTTTCCCTACCCCCACTTATCTTTGGAGCTGACAGGAAGATGAGGGCGCAGTCCTGTCAGAATGGAGCACATCCTCATTTGGGCTTCACTACAGTCCCCATGCAAAGAGGTCTGCAGTGTGTGTTCCACACAGAACACTGTGTGCTCTGTAACCAAATTTGAGTCTTATCACAGAAACAGTTCCCAGCAGGCACCACCAACCTCTGAAGCCGATGGCTCCTCCCGTGATGCAGCCACTGATAACACTGTTCTTCCAGTCTGACTTCCCACGATACTGTGGAATTAAAAATCAGAGTCAACAAGTAAATACGGAATAAACACTCAGTATCTGCACTGACAGCAAGGAAGATTAAACGACCTTCCAGCCCCTTCTCAGCTGAGGatgtttttccctctgttctcaGCAGATGGCCCTGCACTCCCAAACttgcagggccaggagaggaggaaggaacaggTCGCTGGGAGAGGTAAGACAAATCCATATGGTGCAATGCAGTGCTACAGGAAGGATTCTCAGGTGAGCTGCTACATCCCCAGAACATAGCACTGAACATGAGTACTTGCTTAGAGGGTTTAAAAGTGCTGTGACTACCTGAGTGCAGCCCTGAGCTCAGCCAAGCTGCTGGTTCTTGGCACAGGTGAGAGCCACAGCACCTGCTGACAAAGATGCACTATTTCCATAGCCAGGACACGCTGGATTTTCATCAGTGCAGAGACCAATTTGTTCTGCTCCACTGTGCAAGCAGATACACTTTTCTTTAGATGAGTTAAGAAATAGCTGTGTCTTTCAATTAAAAGGCAGGACTCAAATTCATAACAGGGTAATTTTCCTATTTAAGAAACTGGATTATTGCTGAGCTGCACAAGTTCATTTCTTGCTGTAGGGGCCAGATGAAAACAGGCTAACTGTTACTTAAGAACCCTAATCAAAGGATCCCACTCTACATATGGAATTTTTAGGCACTCAAATTACCATGCTACAACTCACTGTTTgagttttaaagtaaaaactaCTTGTAGCCAGGGTTTAAAAAAGCAACGCCTACACTTGCCAATACATTCAGGACTTAAACTGAAAAGGACTTTTCAAAGGGGATATACATGCTTACGTGCATCTAGTACAAGTAAGTATacaataaaacatttctcagtGCTGAAGAGGTTATTACTCACAGATTCCACCACGCACTCCGTGCAGGAGAACATGGCACCCACGATGGCGAAGTTCTTGGCATAGGAGATGCCCCTCTGCCCCATGTCCTTGAGCACCTCCTTGGCCGTGGGCGTGCGATAGGGATCCTTGGGATCAAACCCCACGTTGGTGTCGATCCCAGCCGTGAAGATCCCGAACGCGCCTCCCAGGACAAACCCTGTCAAACAGTGTAACAGTGAGCAGGGATTGGAGCGGCACATTCCCTGGAGTGGCACATTCCCTGCGGgctccagagcagccctggagcgCCACGGGGGCAGTGCGGGAGCACGAGTGGCCGGTCTGTGGGTACCGCGGACACCCGCtgacagcctgtgctgtgctggggaaagcACCTCCGCCTCTCCAAGGAAGGCAGACAGGCAGCGATCCCTCCCCGGGACCTGTGACAGGCACCGGCGGAGGcttaaaaggaggaaaaccaaaGGCGGGGGCTGCAGCCTCTTCTCCATCAGCCTTTCCCGATTCCACAGGGATACCCCACTCCCGAACCACCCCACAGCggctgtcctgtccctccagccgACCCCGGCCCCCTCAGCCGCCGCACCTCCCACACAGGCCAGCGCCGCCTTGAAGGGGCAGCTCTCCATGACCCGCTCCACCATCTTCTGCTCCTCGCTCTTGGGCGGGCAGGGGATGCCGCCGAAGACGGCGGGATCCCACGCGCGGGGCCGCCTCTTGTCGCCCACCAGGTGCTCCAGCAAGACGCTGTACTGCAGCGGCGGCGAGGGCGGCGGAGGCTCTCCCGGCACtgagggcggcggggccgccatGACGGCCCTGGGACACCCGCCGGGGTTCGGCGCCGCGCCGGCGCCGCGCGCGTTGTGTCGCGGGAGTTGTAGTTCCGCTGCCGggaggcgccgccgccgcgccgccgcgcTGGACTACACCTCCCAGCGTGCATGGCGGGGGAGGTACTACAACTCCCGGCATGCTCCGCGGCGCGGAGCGTGATTGGATGTGCCGGGTAGCGCGGGGACTACATTACCCGGCGCGCCGCGCGGAGGCCCCCTGGCGGTCGGTGCGGCCGCTGCAGGTGAGTGAGCGCTGCGCTCCGGCTCCGGCTGCGGGAGCATCCCAGGGAGCGGCGGCAGGTGAGCGCGGGGGGGTAACGGGAGCTGAGAGCCCCGCTCGGGCTGCGGAGGACCGGCAGGGCTGGCGAGGGACCGGCAAGGTCCCCCGGGGCACCGCCGGGCTGAGGGAGGGCTGAGGTGCCGCAGTGCGGGACCGAGTCCCCGTGCCCGGGTTGAGGTGCGGGGAGGGCTCGGGAGGCGCGGAGGTGTCGCGGTGTGGCCGCCGCGTCCTCCCGCGCGGCTGGTCCGGTGTGTGAGGGCAACAGGTCCCGCACGGGCGGGCGGACGGTGCCGGTGCCGAGCCCGGACCCTCCGCGGGCGGTTCGGCCCCGCAGCGTCACCTGAGCCCGAGGCAcctgagctgctccctgcccgTGTCCCCGCGGCGGGGGCGAACGCGCCGGGGCACCGCGGTGTCCTCGGAAGCCTTTCCGGGCAAACCTTGGTTTCCCCTGGTGTGGAGCAGCGCTGTTACTTCAGAACCTGCGTATCTTAAAAGGGCTCAGAACAGTAACCAAAATCTGTCTTTCCATCACAAAATGCGAACTGGGCTCGTGTCAAATCACGCAGGAGCCTTGGCTCTGGGGTGCTTGTGCTGTTTGGCGATGAGGCGAGAAATGttgcttttccccttcctaAACGAGGTGCTGTGAGCATTAAAAATCTTCTTGTGTTGCGTTTTGCTTAACCTGTTTTACTTTCTCGTTCTTGTGGACTAGAACCAGTTTTCATCTTCACAAGTGGTGATGGGACTGTCTTGCAAACACCTTTCTTCTTAAttgatatttttcctgttttaagtTATCTGTGGTTTTTAAACCCATGAGAAACAGCTGTGTTGGTTTCAATAGGATGCGTTGAATTAGTGTATTGCAATAATTGGAAGCtatttaaaagattaaataattacttttaaatgatGCTTTAAGTCTGAAATCTTCATCATAGCCCAAAGTGCAACTCTTTAAAGGTCCCAAAgtaataaattttctttcttttctattacCCTTTGCTCTCTGTCCTGCTTATTTCTTAGTTTAGGCCAGAACAGGTAGGTTCAAATAACGATGTAAACTGGTGGTTTTATCACTTCAGATGTTTAATTCCACGAAGTTCAACAACTTTCCTCTAAATTCCACTGCCCTCTACTGGCTGCACCAGCGGGGCCACCTGCCCGCTGCTCTCCCCTCTCactcttttttaatctttttttgcttgtttattgAGGTTTGGGGCGGGTTTTAAGCTCTTTTTTAAGGTCAGAAACCCCGGAAAAGCACGCTGTTACAATCTGCTACAGCGGGATCTTTACAAGGTAGAGGAGGTTGCAGGCAGGATGATCTCCCTAAGGAGCCCTCAACTTCAGATTTCAATCTTCTCCTTGATCCAAAATAACCTTGTTGGGCTGATCTCGGAGTCACACGGCAAAGTCTAATTTCCAAAGGCATGAAGGGAAAACAGGGTATGTTGGATTTGaattttcagcactgaaagTTTATATGTATAGTTGGAATATTGCTTTGACTTGCTTTTCTCAGTTCCTGGATTTTGGAGGAAATGCTGggttactgtttgtttttaaatataatatttttgtaaatatttttgcaaataagattatataaaatatgtttataaatacTCTTATATTTATGTGTTATATTTCCACCCTTAGATATTGCatagttttctccttttcccattcATGCTGCTCCATGTTCTACTTACGAACAAATACTTGTGCTTGAGTATTTGAATAATCTCATCTGcctgaacagatttttttgcGTGGGTGAAATCAGATGGAGGATTAAGGATTTGAGAGGGAATATGAGAGTTCAACACATCTTCGATAAATAAGTTGTTCAAATGAAactttcagctgtttctttcttataagcctGTGAACCTTCATCACTGCAGTCGTGATGCATCCAGtgctcttccctctccaggaCTGCTGTCCCTGAAGCCACTCTTTCATCCTGGAGCTGTTCAGTCTAGCACAAGGGCTTAagttatttttatcctttcctgGTGCCATGAAATGGAACATTTTCATTTCGGGCGAGCgtgtcccttccctgtgccGTGGCAGCAGTGGGCGCGGATGATCCCGAGTTTTTGTGCTGCTCCAACGAGCTCGGCGTCTGTTTCAGCAGAGGGCAGCACATGGAGACACCAAATAATTGCGTTTCACTTGACCTTTACAGTGACTCAGTCTTTCTCCCACACTTCAGCATTCTTCCAGACAGGATAACCCTTGGAAATAATGCGGGGTTTGTCTGAAATCCTGGTCTTGCATCTGTCTTAGCTGCAGAGTTCCCAGGCTTTGAACAGGCTCTAGCTGTCATTTTTGgcattgctattaaaaaaattaaagtaagtTTTCACAGCACTCAACATTATTTTGTCAAACTGCCAGTTCCAGAGCCTTTTCTGAAGTGGGCAGCAAAGTGGATGAAGGTGGAAGTCCACAAGAATTAGATCAGATCCAGCCTCTTTCATTAGTTCCTACTTGTGGGCACCTTTTTCCCCTTACCAGAACTGTGATGATGTAGGGGaatgagaggaaaagggggCAAATTAATggatattttaaggaaaaaaggaaaagctttcaaTCACAACAAGCAGAAGAAAGTGTGGCTGTTTTTCAGGTGATCCCACTGCCAACCTCACTTCTTGTGTAGCAAAGATGTTTCCAGTGGCTACAAAAGGAAGGGTGCTGGGTCCTGCTGGGCTTCATTTCCATCCTATACATTAAACATGATCCTTTCCTGCTTCTCATCCAGGTTGTGAATGtagtattttatcttttttctttaaaagattttgGGTTTTAAAACACATTGGAGGAGTGTTTtgtgaaatatattaaattcaGTGAAGGAAAGCTGGTTTAGCTTCTGTACTTCCCTTTGCTTTTGAGTTTAACCAATTTATTTGTTTGAGagtgcagttatttttttcttctaaggcAGCAAGGCTTTCAGTGTTGGAGGATACTGTCACTACCATGGCAAACAGCTAAAgtactggagaaaaaaaaggttagaTTGCAACTAAATGGCAGGTATATGGGAGTTAAAAGGCATCCTGAGtcacagatattttttgtatttttttttctttaggtcAATATAAAATAGACTGCAGAGAGAGGTCTTTCAATAAAATCTCCTTTTAGGATCAGCAGACTTGTTCCTTGTGACTGTCTTCTGTAGCTCAGAGAGGAGGAACAGGATGTGGCTTTTTGAGATGAGTGTTTGATCCTGTCTGCTCTCTTTTAACATCTGAGATCTCAAAGTGTTCGTCCCTTTTGAAAGTGAGgtggtttctttgtgtttgttcCACTTCAGCAAGTTACTCCTTCTCCTCTTCACAGTTTCCCTAATATTACACATGACTTTTGTTTTCACCTGTGAAATTTGAAATGCACTTGTGTGGTCTAAAAAAAGCTCTGTGTAAAGTTTCAGGCATCATCATCTCCCAGAGATTTAAGCTGTTGCTATAGAAGCCTAAATTCTCTCTGAGAGACCTTTCCATTATAAAGAAGTTGATACTGCAGGAAAGTTGTCATGGAAATATgcagcaaaaagagaaaggaaatctCAATTTGATGACTGTTACACAGGCTCAGCCAACTTGAGGTGGCTTCATATCTGGAGATCTGAATCTGCAGATTCCCTTCGTTGCATTCCAGTGGGCTGGAACTACAGAACTAGAACCGACAGAAATAAATGGTTTAACACTTGTATAACCAAACACACCTCTTCAACTTGGTCAGCTTTGTCCAGATTCAGGTTTCCTCACTGCATAATAATGTCTAAAAAGGAGTGTGGCACTATTCCTTGGGCTACTTAACCCTCCAGGTGGAAGGCAGGGTCCCTTTGGAGCTGAGTTTGGGGCTTTGTTTTGGGGCTCGTGGTGTCAGGACATTGGGGtgggcacagagagcagcatTATCTGCAGCCAGTCTGGTTTCTCTGCTGGAGGAAACCCCTTCCAGGTGACTTTGGCAGGCCAGGGGATTTCCAGCAGCCTGGTTCTAATGGGGGACGAGCTGTAGCACAGctttttattgtatttctgGCAATGACCACTCTGAAAGGATTTATAGAGCTGCCACTATTGAAATGAGGCTTTCAGaaccaatttttaaaagattgaCTAAAAATAGTTTGTTCTGCAGGCTTCAGTGCCATTTCAGCTTTGAACAGGAGCCCTTTGTGTTCAGCTAAATGATGGTATAAGCAGATCCCTCTCCATGAATTTCTTGTCCACCTATACCATCACCAAGCCTCTTTGGTTCCCTGGTTTCAAGCTTTTTTGTGCCTCTCTTACTAAAGCCTCCTGGTATCTAATAGATGTGATTATGAGTGAGCTGCCTTTAAATATCTATTACCAGTGTCACCATGGTAACTGCTGGAAGAGTTTCTTGCTGGTAGAAGGTTTCCAGCTCCCCGAGATACAACAGGGCAAAATGCTTAGGCTGTTGTTTTCACGGTTTGAATGGGATCAAAGAGGGagtaaaaaataacatttctgatttttaataacAGTGGATGTTAGTGGCACTGAAAGGAGTAAGATTGATGTTGAAGTCTGTCCTCAGATAAGAGAACAGGGGAGAGTtacacaggcagggacagcccaaACTTTCCCTGGACAGTGTGCAGGCTCCTGCAGGAATAGAAAAATGTCTCTCCcttggcttttcttttgatACTGTCAACAAGTGAACTAATTATTCCTAATGAAGGATCCAAAATCGTGATATTCCACTTGCCACAGCATCAGGCAGAGTTGCTGAGTGATTCAGTGTGGAGTAGATAAAATTGAGCTGGTTTGTGTGTTCTCATTTCTCTGCGTTGCcaaactgctgcttctctctccaGACCTTCAGCTGCCTTCAGGCCAGTGGTGTTAGTTGGGTAATACAGTGACTTTCCTGCTGTCCTAGATTTCCAagtcttcctctttccttctctcacaTCTGCTTTCTTCCCAAGTTCCTGTTGTGTGGCCAATCAATCCTCCTTTGCTCTGTAATGGCAGTTGTTTCTATCGGCTTCCACACGACAGATTCACTGATGTCCCTCATGCAAACTGTGTCTCTCCAGGGGgctgttttgctttcatttatttatttacttatggTAAACAGGTCACAAACTCCATAGGGCACTTCTTCCTTTTCATGCAATCTGTTCTCTTGCTTCATTACTCTCCTACTTGAATATCTGCTGGAGATGTAAAATTATCACTTGCTTTTGTAGAAACACGGAAAGCTGAGCACctattcctgctgctctcccacttGCTGTGCCTCCTGCTTTTGGCATTTAGGCCTTCTGCCTTTTGGTGAGGGAGGATCCCATTCCCATAACGGGCTGTTCTGCACAAGGAAATGGGACCTCGAGGAGAGGAGCAATTTGCATCcactttctcttctgtgtgtggGGACAACTGCCATGGCAGAGCCAGAGGTACTGTGCACCTCTCATGTCAGAGTTCTGCTGCAGGATGAGCTCATGCTGATAAAGGGTTGATATTTGTCCTCACTTGCCTTTTGAGCCACAcagtgagatttttcttttttttttttttttttttttgctgagtttAAAGATGCTTATAATTGATTTCAGTTATCAGGTTTATTCCATGCCAAATTTGCACTGAGCGTTTG includes:
- the TIMM22 gene encoding mitochondrial import inner membrane translocase subunit Tim22, which codes for MAAPPPSVPGEPPPPSPPLQYSVLLEHLVGDKRRPRAWDPAVFGGIPCPPKSEEQKMVERVMESCPFKAALACVGGFVLGGAFGIFTAGIDTNVGFDPKDPYRTPTAKEVLKDMGQRGISYAKNFAIVGAMFSCTECVVESYRGKSDWKNSVISGCITGGAIGFRAGLKAGVIGCGGFAAFSAAVDYYLR